The proteins below come from a single Notamacropus eugenii isolate mMacEug1 chromosome 7, mMacEug1.pri_v2, whole genome shotgun sequence genomic window:
- the MAD2L1 gene encoding mitotic spindle assembly checkpoint protein MAD2A isoform X1 yields the protein MERQLTRDQGITLRGSADIVAEFFSFGINSILYQRGIYPSETFTRVQKYGLTLLVTTDPDLIKYLNNVVDQLKADKNRRFLMLHADWLYNCSVQKLVVVISNIESGEVLERWQFDIECDKTAKEDSAPREKSVKSIQDEIRSVIRQITATVTFLPLLEAACAFDLLIYTDKELVVPEKWEESGPQFIANSEEVRLRSFTTTIHKVNSMVAYKIPVNE from the exons ATGGAGCGGCAGCTCACCCGGGACCAGGGCATCACCCTGCGCGGCAGCGCCGACATCGTCGCCGAGTTCTTCT CATTTGGCATCAACAGTATCTTATATCAGCGTGGTATATACCCATCTGAAACTTTTACTCGGGTGCAGAAATATGGGCTGACTTTGCTTGTCACAACAGATCCTGATCTCATAAAATACTTGAATAACGTGGTGGACCAACTAAAAG CAGACAAAAACAGACGGTTTCTCATGTTGCATGCAGACTGGCTGTACAATTGTTCAGTTCAGAAATTGGTGGTGGTGATTTCGAATATTGAAAGTGGCGAGGTCCTTGAACGATGGCAGTTTGATATTGAGTGTGACAAGACTGCCAAAGAAGACAG tGCACCAAGAGAGAAATCGGTGAAATCTATCCAAGATGAAATCCGCTCAGTGATCCGCCAAATTACAGCCACCGTGACATTTCTGCCGTTGTTAGAAGCAGCTT GTGCATTCGATCTACTCATTTACACAGACAAAGAACTCGTAGTCCCTGAAAAATGGGAAGAATCCGGGCCACAGTTTATCGCCAATTCTGAAGAGGTCCGCCTCCGTTCCTTTACTACCACTATCCACAAAGTCAATAGCATGGTGGCCTACAAAATTCCTGTCAACGAGTGA
- the MAD2L1 gene encoding mitotic spindle assembly checkpoint protein MAD2A isoform X2, which translates to MERQLTRDQGITLRGSADIVAEFFSFGINSILYQRGIYPSETFTRVQKYGLTLLVTTDPDLIKYLNNVVDQLKDWLYNCSVQKLVVVISNIESGEVLERWQFDIECDKTAKEDSAPREKSVKSIQDEIRSVIRQITATVTFLPLLEAACAFDLLIYTDKELVVPEKWEESGPQFIANSEEVRLRSFTTTIHKVNSMVAYKIPVNE; encoded by the exons ATGGAGCGGCAGCTCACCCGGGACCAGGGCATCACCCTGCGCGGCAGCGCCGACATCGTCGCCGAGTTCTTCT CATTTGGCATCAACAGTATCTTATATCAGCGTGGTATATACCCATCTGAAACTTTTACTCGGGTGCAGAAATATGGGCTGACTTTGCTTGTCACAACAGATCCTGATCTCATAAAATACTTGAATAACGTGGTGGACCAACTAAAAG ACTGGCTGTACAATTGTTCAGTTCAGAAATTGGTGGTGGTGATTTCGAATATTGAAAGTGGCGAGGTCCTTGAACGATGGCAGTTTGATATTGAGTGTGACAAGACTGCCAAAGAAGACAG tGCACCAAGAGAGAAATCGGTGAAATCTATCCAAGATGAAATCCGCTCAGTGATCCGCCAAATTACAGCCACCGTGACATTTCTGCCGTTGTTAGAAGCAGCTT GTGCATTCGATCTACTCATTTACACAGACAAAGAACTCGTAGTCCCTGAAAAATGGGAAGAATCCGGGCCACAGTTTATCGCCAATTCTGAAGAGGTCCGCCTCCGTTCCTTTACTACCACTATCCACAAAGTCAATAGCATGGTGGCCTACAAAATTCCTGTCAACGAGTGA